In Helianthus annuus cultivar XRQ/B chromosome 9, HanXRQr2.0-SUNRISE, whole genome shotgun sequence, the following are encoded in one genomic region:
- the LOC110874779 gene encoding uncharacterized protein LOC110874779, whose product MKCLEHWILRIQVQDLLFSNFILLACLNFVDSGLDSGSGQTQSTPSQHGSTWSVLRYGSAQSVLGFGSTRSTWFRTGSTQVNAVRFDVRVRVNGGQTWSTGRFWCSGQHGQPWSMQSTTIKLGQLKSTSQHETRNTIDAR is encoded by the exons ATGAAGTGCTTGGAGCATTGGATTTTAAGGATTCAAGTTCAAGATCTTCTTTTTTCTAACTTCATCCTCCTTGCTTGCTTAAA TTTTGTTGATTCGGGTCTCgattcgggttcgggtcaaactCAGTCAACACCGAGCCAACACGGGTCAACCTGGTCAGTTTTGAGGTACGGGTCAGCGCAGTCAGTCTTGGGGTTCGGTTCAACACGGTCAACTTGGTTCAGGACCGGGTCAACACAGGTCAATGCAGTCAGATTTGAtgttcgggttcgggtcaacggTGGTCAAACTTGGTCAACAGGTCGGTTTTGGTGCTCGGGTCAACATGGTCAACCGTGGTCAATGCAATCAACTACGATCAAACTTGGTCAACTCAAGTCAACTAGTCAACACGAGACCCG gaatactatagatgcacgctag
- the LOC110874778 gene encoding uncharacterized protein LOC110874778 — protein sequence MKCLEHWILRIQVQDLLFSNFILLACLNFVDSGLDSGSGQTQSTPSQHGSTWSVLRYGSAQSVLGFGSTRSTWFRTGSTQVNAVRFDVRVRVNGGQTWSTGRFWCSGQHGQPWSMQSTTIKLGQLKSTSQHETRNTIDAR from the exons ATGAAGTGCTTGGAGCATTGGATTTTAAGGATTCAAGTTCAAGATCTTCTTTTTTCTAACTTCATCCTCCTTGCTTGCTTAAA TTTTGTTGATTCGGGTCTCgattcgggttcgggtcaaactCAGTCAACACCGAGCCAACACGGGTCAACCTGGTCAGTTTTGAGGTACGGGTCAGCGCAGTCAGTCTTGGGGTTCGGTTCAACACGGTCAACTTGGTTCAGGACCGGGTCAACACAGGTCAATGCAGTCAGATTTGAtgttcgggttcgggtcaacggTGGTCAAACTTGGTCAACAGGTCGGTTTTGGTGCTCGGGTCAACATGGTCAACCGTGGTCAATGCAGTCAACTACAATCAAACTTGGTCAACTCAAGTCAACTAGTCAACACGAGACCCG gaatactatagatgcacgctag